Sequence from the Synergistaceae bacterium genome:
CGTTTGGGTTCGACTTTGACCTTATCGAAAAGGCCCTTGAGGGGTTTGGACAGCTTGCGCGGCTTAACCGCTCCATAGCCGAGAAGAACGGCAGAGTATCCGTTCTGTTCGGGGGTACGAACGGCAATCACAGGACAGGGCCCGGCCGCGATCACCGTGACCGCAATCGCCTGTCCCTGCTCATTGAAGACCTGAGTCATGCCGATCTTCTTCCCCAGCAACCCTATGCCCATTAACTTTCTCTCCTTTCAGCCAGCGCTTCCCGCTCTTCTCAGAGCTTGATCTGGATGTCGACTCCAGAGGGAAGATTGAGCTGCATTAACGCATCCATCGTTTTCTGCGTCGGATTGATAATATCGATCAGACGCTTGTGCGTTCTCATTTCAAACTGTTCTCTCGCGTCCTTGTCCTTATGGGGAGACTTCAAAATCGTCACCCGGCTGATCTCCGTCGGAAGAGGAATGGGACCCGACACTA
This genomic interval carries:
- the rpsJ gene encoding 30S ribosomal protein S10; the protein is MAKKIRIRLKAFDHRVLDTSASQIAETAERSGAVVSGPIPLPTEISRVTILKSPHKDKDAREQFEMRTHKRLIDIINPTQKTMDALMQLNLPSGVDIQIKL